Genomic window (Candidatus Eremiobacteraceae bacterium):
AACCCGGTAACGGAGAAGAAATGGCCAAGCAGAAATTCGAGCGTTCGAAGCCTCACGTGAACATCGGGACGATTGGTCACGTGGACCACGGCAAGACGACGCTGACGGCGGCGATCACCAAGGTGTTGGCCGCGTCGGGGACTGGGACCAAGGCGCTGATCGTCGATCAGATCGACAACGCGCCTGAGGAGAAAGAGCGCGGGATCACGATCTCGCTGTACCACGCGGAGTACGAGACC
Coding sequences:
- a CDS encoding GTP-binding protein yields the protein MAKQKFERSKPHVNIGTIGHVDHGKTTLTAAITKVLAASGTGTKALIVDQIDNAPEEKERGITISLYHAEYET